CCTGCATGCTTAATATATCTCTTTATTATTTTCGTATATATGTCCCAAAATGACATCATTCATTATGATTGTATATATTGAGCACGTGTTTTCCTTTTTCCAGATGAATTGAGTATATGATTTgattattaattagtaattatcAGCCAACGCTGCGTTATTGTTTAGTCAATTATTGCTTACAATCTTCAAAATCACTTGTTGATTTACTGTTTGGAACTGGCAAAAGTGTATCATGTTAAATTTTTAACGGTGTGATGAGTTATTTAATAGAAAATGGTTGAGAGACtaatatagtatatttttttaattttatagacGTAATTTGTACAATTGAAATCTTGAAGAATATTTTAGGTGAATATTTCTGTACTATTCTTTTTTTCAAATCTGCTTCCATTTCGaattaagagatagataaataGACCTGAAATTTCAATTTCTACAATAATTTTTATTAGGGGATGGTGATCCCGCTTATGGGGTCAAATCAATCGCCCGTCATACTATGGGAGCTGGCCATGCTTCTTTGGATTTCTATTGAATCGAGAAATAAATTTGATTGTCTATCTCTTTTATAGAATATATAGCCCCATATTAGAGTAGGAGTGAAAGGTTTTTTAATTAGGATccgatcggatatcggatatatccgcaaaatacaaaaatatttttaaaagcttatttttattaaaaaatatcaataaaatttattttttctattttttaaaatatatttactcttaaaataatattaaacatacttttcttaaataataaattaaaataatacaacatatatgataattattagttgaaataaaacataaaaagaatatttatttatttatttttttatttttacaatacgcggatatgcggattgGATATGCGAATACCTACACAAAATtcgcaatccgatccgattagcgtgcggatcggatctgatccgatccgatcccatagtcttgcggatcggatccatatccgcaattttcggatcaaATTCGGATAAataccgcggatatgcggatcggatccgatccatgaacacccttAATACTATGGGAGCTGgccatgcttctttggacttctaTTGAATCATACTATGGGAGCTGGCCATGCTTATCTGACAATGAGTAAAGAATATCCGTCTTTCTGCCAAACAGAAAAGCTTCTTTCACTCCATTCCCATGTGACTAATTTGAAAAACCGTTTTAGggcttaaatatataaaaattatttaacacaAATTAGATTATATATATAGTTGCAGCTTAATAGAACGAGATGACGGATAAGGAACTAATATTAAGTAAGAAATGCTTCTTGTCTTTCGCCAAGAACTACAAATGTTGGCAGTGACCCTTAATTTCTGATTTTAACTCTTATGCTAAGTAACATAAGGCACATATTTCAAATTTGTCCCTCTAGAAGGTTACGTGAAGAAATGGAAAGCAGacagatataaaaaaataatgacttGTAAGCATATTCTGAACCCAACAAATATTGCTCAGCATATTCTTTTGTTGTGCACCTCAATCTTTTACAGAGGTTCACTAATTTCTGAGATACTTTTAccaataaatcattaaaaatataCATTAACATTAGCATAATCCAATGCACAATCCATtctacaataataataatcatactaCTACTACTTTATTCTTGTTTTTGTTTATTACTCTCTTTAATTCACAATAACAAAGAAAGTAACTAACTTTATAGTTTGATCATTCTCCACCATTTGTCTTGCTTTGCTTCTTCTATTGCTTCATTTCCTGCCATGAACAATGAAACAGGAAAAGACATAGACAAACCAACTAGTGACTTGAAAGTGATGACAGGCCCCTGTTGTGATCCTTCTTCCCCTTTGACATGAATCTCAGTCAAAGTGAACCAAAGCAAGAAATCCTTGGCCTTCACGCCAGTGAGGTTCTTGATCTTGTTTGGCTCAACATGTGCAGTGACAATTGTGTCATAGCACACAACTATGTTGTGTTTGTCAAACTTGTGCTCCTTTTTCTCCTCAAGCTTGAGCCAAACAAAGCCTTCTTCTTTGACGTAGCCGCACTCCTCGATGTCCTGAATGGTTAGTAGGCCGTCCGGTAGGCCTATTTCGGCCAACAACAGAGAGAACTTCTGGCGACAAACTCGGTCGCCATAGTACATCTCTGCCTTGGCCTTAATCTCCTCTGTTAACAGAGACATTGTATTGTGGTTGGAATGTTGTTTGATGGATTGTGTGTGTAGTAGGCAACAAAAGGGTGCCAGTGGGTTGCCTAGCAAGTATTTGGAACTTGGAAGGGTATATACCTTGTAGGAGCTGGGAATTTGAAGATAGAaaaatgttctttttttttttggtcttgtaGATAGAAAAATGTTTATAGAGCATATGCAAGTTGGCCTAATTGGATCCTTCTTCTgttagttctttttctttttgggtatgaggatctttcttctcttttgaattttttatttcttccttaAAAAGCCCTTTGTCACCAACTAGGCCATTAACCTTCGACCCAAACCAAATATGGGCTATTATTAATCTAATAAAAATTGCTAGTTGAGAATTCTTAGATGATTTAACatgtttaactaaatttttatttaacggcttttaattactaattttacataaaaataattgcaCATGAGTCTTCAGTTGAAAAATATTCTACCtctaaattgttttttttttaaaataaattaattctcaCATCAGACTATTTGTCTATATAAAAGAATTATGCTTGATTTGATAAaacttttacttttcaaaaatagcttataaaagttagctttttaaaagttgtaacatctatgtttgataaatttaattaaaaatgacttttaataagtACAAGCAACAACAAGTAtgtttggtaaaataatttttaaaatttaaaaatactataatagacattaatgtaagaattaaatttggatattaattaatgtatgaTGTTGTTCATACCTAGACCAAAAACTTAAAAGCCAGTCCCAGACAAAGCCCAAACCATAAAGTATACACACGACCTCCTCGAACCGACCTCCTGGCAGGACCAGAACTGTCTCTACTAATAAAGCTCATATATTCAAAATATGCGATCATAATAACTACAATCTCTCATACTCATTTAAAAAGGAGATGTTAACAACACCCCTAACAAAAGGGAGTAACAAACCCACCATCAAAGATGGAACTATTCCAAAGGTGGTTATTGACTCTATTTCTACAGTTATAAATATTCTGACACCCTCAGATATTGTTTgaacccaatctactaaaaacttgcctaaaacccatgctaacttaagcatcggagttccttgcaggtaccacctcccACCATCACCAAGGCGTCGGATGGCGGCACCTTAGCAGCGGAATACGTCAGACACAATCCCCATAGGAActtggacctcacgttcaggcctAAGTCACCATTTCAGGTAAATCTCGAAATACTGGCACCATTGTCAAGGACATGGACCTCAACTCTTGATAGTGGTGGATGATCAACATTAAGAAGGATGAATGCATCCAACTTCAGATCAAAGAATGGAGACATTTACAATGATGATCGAGCATTCTCTGTTCATAATAACACCCTGAAAGGCAAACGGGAATGTGGTGGACATAGAGTGAGTTCTCAAGTTCACATCCCTGAGGAATCAGGGAATAAAAATGATGAAAAGATCATGGAGTTCTTTCATGATCATCAAAGTCGACTTGAACAGCTGAGAAAGGAGTTAGAATGACTAAGAGAATCAGAAAGACAACTCTGAAAAAGAGTTGCGCAACAGAAAAGAGATTGAAGATAAACAAAGAAAACTGAAATCTGAgccaaaggaaaaagaaagtcaCGCGTATAAAGTTTCCAAGAAATTTTCAACATCCCAACATGGATCCCTACGTTGGATTTCCTGATCCAAATAAACATTTTAGCAACTTCAAAGAAGTCTGCTAGGTCAGGGAAGGTTGTACAAAACCCGACCTTTACACCAGAAGATACCAAAGGGAGTTCTGTAGATATCCTCAAGTTTGGATTAGACGAAAAGGACTTAAAGGTGTACTCCAACACTCTATTCGGATAAGAAAAAACACCAATGCGATCTCTTGGTTACATAAGCCTTTATACCACCTTCGGCAAAAGTCCTAGAACTTGTACTATCAGTGCTGACTACGTTGTGGTAGATACCCCATCTATCTACAATGCAATAATAGGTCGGACTCCTCTAAACCGTATAGTTTCCAACAAAGGAGGGGATAGCCACCATTTATGAAAATCAATAGTCGGGGCATAAATGCTACAAAAGGTTTTAACTTTAGAAACAGTCCTACAAGAAAAATTCGACCTCTTTTAGAGCTCACGAAGAAAAGTCGAGACTCTACAATAAGTTCAAGAAACTCCAAGCTTATAAAGGAAATTCCAACCTCTTTTTCTTGAAATGATTTTGATATGCCGAGCGTTCGACCTCATGAACCACAAGCTAGCTGTATACCAAGTGCCCGACCTGTACAATAGAGGTGACAAAAGCTTAGCTCTAAAAGAGCGCAAGTCGTGGTAAAATAGGTCCAAGCACTCCTGAAAGCTGGGTTTAGATTCCTTATGGTTTGCCAATGTGATATTggtaagaaagaaaaatgaaaaatgttaaAGTATGTCCCGACCTCAAACCTGAAGGGGTCTTAGATAAAGTCCATAGTGGCACCTGTGGCAAAACATCTTCAGACAAGGTCACTGACAAAAAAGATGCTACGAGCCAACTTTTattggccgaccttacaaaagaATGCAATCGACTTCGAAAAGTGGTTCCTGCCTTGTCAGTTACATGAAAATTCCCACGTGGCACCTTCAGAAGAAGCTCATCAAAATCACCCCACATGGCCCTTTATAAAATGGAATTTAGACTTACTCGGGTCATTTCTTCAAGCACTGAGACAAGTGAAATACTTCATAGTAAGAACATAAATGCTGCAATAAAAATTTTAGCTTAAGCATCTCCCCAAAAGCAAAGAAGTCAAAACGTTAGAGCACATGCTGAAATCATAGACACATTGGACAACTCCACAAATGGGAAATCATCTTACCTACCCTCCTATGACATTAAATTAGTAACCCCAAACGGGGCAAATAAAGAAAgccaaaagaaaaatctaacctCTTTTAAGGGTCAGACTTTACAACAAGATCGGATATGCTTGGGGCTTACAAAGAAAAAGTCGACCTCTTTTCCGAGGTACGACTTCAAGAACCAGATTCCAAGAAAAAATGGCCATGAGAAGGTCATACAAAGAAGTTTCTCACTTGGTAACCTCGTCCTGATCTGAAATGACATCAGGCCAAAATTGAGCGAAAAAAAGCTGacaacaaaatgaaaaaaatccGAACAAAGTCACTTAAGACTTGGAAAAGAACTATTACAACATATCTGACTTGCTCAAAAATGATCTACCTAGATTGTACCATTTCTATAACAAAAGAGACGCTTCAACTAGAAAGTGCACCTTACTCCCTGATGCACACTTTTTCTGAGTTGAAGCGACCAGGTCCGAGTTCAAGGATGGTTTGTATAAATGAATCAGAGTAGAATCGAAAATGTAAAAACAACCCTATGATCTGCCCCGTACAAAAAACGAGTTAGAAAAAAGTTGAAGATGATAAGTCAGAATCTTGCAAGTCAAAACATGTGTCAAAAAAGCTGATAAAGCTCTTAAAAGGGTAAAAGCAAAAACGACAACAAAAATAATCCTTCAAACGACTCGTACAGAAACGAGTTGGAAAGGAAAGAAAAGGTTGTAAACATTTTGAACAAAATCGAAATGTAAAAAATAATCCTCTAACCAAAACTACTCGCACATAAACGAGTTGAAAATAAATGGAAGAATGGTAAAATCGTTTTGAACAAAATCGAACGTAAAACAAATCTCCAATCAAAACAGTTCGGGTAAAATAAGTTGTATCATATACAAGGATGACAACCTTGTAAAATTTAGAAAGGGGAAGGAATAAGCATATAATCCATTCACTTAACGCACCAATTTAAGCTCGACAAAGTGTGAAAATTATTGCCCGACATCAATGATCGGCAAGATAAAGTGACGAGATCCAAATTAGTGTAAGAAGTTATAAAAGCATATTGTGGTCCGACCTTATTAAGCCACTTTTACTAAAACAAGCCTGACAAGGAAAAAACTGAAAACGAATCACAAAAGTAACTTGAATTAAGACATAACCAACCTCTTAAAGGCAACGTGTTCATAATCAAGCATCACGTGAAAAGAAGGTAAAAACAAACCTAAACCTAATCTCACAACAATTTGTCTAAACCAAATTGAAAGAGGAGGGTGATTTGTAAGAATGCCTCCTCAAACCAAGGAGTTAAGTGTCCGACCTCACTAGGTCGACACAGCAAACATAAAACAAGTTATCCGACTTTCCAGAACAGCTTGGCCAAATGAGCTGAAACGAGAATCCAAAATAAGTTGTAGAAACCTCGTAGTAATGAAAAAGCACCGACCTCCCATGGTCGAACTAACTACAAAATCAAAGTAAAATCTCCCCGACCTCTAGAAAAGCTCGAAACAACATAGTTATGAGAAAAAAGTCTTGCAAGAGCAACATAATCTCGACTACTAAAATGTTTATTACGAAGTGATAATCCAAAATCACACAAAAGCAAACAAATAACGAGCACCAATTCTGGATAAAACAAGTCGTACAGCAAATGCACTCTATCTAAAAAGCAATTTGTGAACTTCCACTACAAGCATGCCATATCATAAATAATGCAAAAATCATAGAAGACAGGATAGAAGGCAAAGAAAGTAGAAACAAAGTTTTATAAAGTCCAAAGGCAACATAGTATcaaaaatattacaataaattatttataaaagccCACATGCTGGCCATcaaaataaagatataaaaagaGATTAAGGAGCAGCTCCAACATCAGCTGGAGCGACAATCTCCACTTGAGAAGCTCCAACATCAGCATTTGAAATGTTCTCATCTTCTTGTACGACCTCCTTAGGAGAGGTTGGGTGTAGGACCTCTTCCAAAGTAGAAGTAGAAACGTCAAGTTTTGAGGAGCTGGGGCACCTTCATCATCCTCTGGAATTAAAACAATCTGACCACAAACCATAATTTTGTCAAGATCAATGGCGGAGATGTCAACTCCAGGGGCGATTATTTGAAATTAGGCTTTTAAATTTTCTACAAGGTCGTCCATACCCTTTCCAACAAAGCCCTCAAACTCTTCCAACTCGGTCATTAAATCAAGCTTCTTCCCATAAATTCGGGTATTGCTCTCCTCTACTTTCTTTTTCAAAGCCTCCGTCTTGTCAAGCTTTGCATCAGAATCCTTCACCATTTCCCTCAGCATCACAGCATCCGATCTGAAGACATTCTTATCAACTTTCCATTGTGTTTTGACATTCTTCAGTTCATCCAcccatagttgtaagaaccgaattgatgatcgaaccggtcaagctatggttcactggttcattgGTTCAACCAATGAGTCATTGGTTGAATCGGTAGAACTAGtcttatgtaaataaaaaatataaaatagtcaaaaatctaaaattaaaatttaaaatacatatcttaactaatagtttaaaaataattaaacttcaacaaattataattaacaaattATAATCCGATTATTACTAAATAAGCATATGAAATTCTAGTATTTTTCATGATAATTattctttaatttcatttttatatttattttattgttatatactatatgtatttataaaaaaataaaattaataaatatcatataatcataaaaaataattatattataattaataaaaatatttgataattttttatttatacatagttaataatatttatattaataattatgaataataaaaaatataattaatttaaatataagtgaataaaaaattaaaataatatctaaaaaaattattgtgtgattttactatataattaataattagtaaatgaaataataaggaataaCATAGCTTAGTAGTAAGTGAAGCATGTAGTACAAGGAGAACCCAGGTTCAAATTACATCTTtatcaattttgaaattttttcttgAACGGTTCGGTTAGACCAGTTCTTGAGCGGAAACGCTTTAGACTGGACCCAATAGGATCGGTTGGGGATATGATTCATCGATTTTTCGGCCAAACCGATCGATCCGGTCCAGTTTTTACACCTATGCATCCACCTTCATGTGAAGGTCGGACACTTCTTTTTGGGTGGCATTAAAGGGAGTTTGCCAAAGCCTTTTCAGAAGGGCAGTATAAAATCCAGCAGTACGAATACCCCCTTTGCTACCATTTTCATATTTTTCTCCAAAGAAGTATCATCCATGGCAATAGAATTCCTAGAAAAGATGTACTCCTCAGTAAAGGAGTAGAGTCAAATTCTTTGTCGTAGATGCTACTATATTTATTGGAGAGAATTTTGCACTTACGAGAAGTGCCTGAGTCCGACTCCTTTCCCGTgtcaaaaaaaagaaaggaacggGTGGAACAACTCGGGTACCAAAACCTTTAGGAGGAGAAGAAGTTTGAGCAACACTTGTTGAGCTACCGCGTTCTTTTTTGCTTGACGGAGTTTATTATAAAAAGTTGAGACACTTTGGAGGTTCAAAGAACATCCATCTCAAAGTTAGAAAAAAGGAGTGTTACCTCAATCTAggttttttaccaaaatttaatataaaaattaatttatctaacaaaataaaaaggttaaaacTTAGAAACTGATTTAcagattaaaatttgttaaaattaaattatttggctaaaatttttttagaagacTTGAGTCttaatttaattattgaatttataaatCACTCACTCAATTAACTTGTATGGGCTGATGTTCCAATTTGTAGATCATTGGAAAATACACAACACAGAGACActcaaagaagaagatgatcaGCGAAGAGAGaaccaaaaagaagaagaaagttttGAGTTTTGAGTTTTGAGCTTTGACCGCTTATTTTCCGTTTGCGTGTCGCATATTCCGTTGACGTGTCCCTCTTCATCCTTCGATTCCCGTCTCACGCTGTTTATCTTTCGTTTTCCTCTTTCCTTCTCATCACTTCACAATACTCAATTACTCATTTCTACTCTTTCATTCCTTTGCCCCTCTTCTTTTCACACTTGATCCAAATCTCCCCCTTTTTCGTCTTCTTCACTTTAATATTGATCTATTCCTTCTTCCGTATGCGTCTTCTCTCAAGAAATTAATTTTGACAACTCAATTTtcctcatcccttcttcttctttctcccaaTGTTAACGCCAATTG
The sequence above is drawn from the Arachis hypogaea cultivar Tifrunner chromosome 4, arahy.Tifrunner.gnm2.J5K5, whole genome shotgun sequence genome and encodes:
- the LOC112794203 gene encoding uncharacterized protein, encoding MSLLTEEIKAKAEMYYGDRVCRQKFSLLLAEIGLPDGLLTIQDIEECGYVKEEGFVWLKLEEKKEHKFDKHNIVVCYDTIVTAHVEPNKIKNLTGVKAKDFLLWFTLTEIHVKGEEGSQQGPVITFKSLVGLSMSFPVSLFMAGNEAIEEAKQDKWWRMIKL